Proteins found in one Promicromonospora sukumoe genomic segment:
- a CDS encoding helix-turn-helix domain-containing protein — translation MTDEPNTLGEYLRARRELVTPEQVGIPVLGVRRVPGLRREEVAMLSGISAEYYLRLEQGRDRRPSAQVLEAIGRVLQLDDDTYLLSLAAERPRRGRARPRREVLPASTEQFIAQLPFPAFAEGRYLDVLAANPLAAAVSPRLVPGGNRLLDVFLDGAEQDLFEDWERAAAALLATFRRTVGTRIDDPRVVELVGQLSLASPEFRRLWARHDVAERTGATVTFDHPAVGALRLDREKLAVSGTDGIMLVVYHAQPGTESAERLALLGSMSAPASTDQRSAKVPHSST, via the coding sequence ATGACCGACGAGCCGAACACTCTTGGTGAGTACCTCAGGGCGCGGCGCGAGCTCGTCACGCCGGAACAGGTCGGCATCCCGGTCCTCGGCGTCCGGCGGGTGCCGGGGCTGCGCCGCGAAGAGGTCGCGATGCTCTCGGGCATCAGCGCGGAGTACTACCTGCGTCTCGAGCAGGGGCGTGACCGCCGCCCGTCCGCGCAGGTGCTGGAGGCGATCGGGCGAGTTCTCCAGCTCGACGACGACACCTATCTCCTGAGCCTGGCCGCCGAGCGGCCTCGTCGAGGACGTGCCAGGCCTCGCCGCGAGGTGCTCCCCGCCAGCACCGAACAGTTCATCGCCCAGCTCCCCTTCCCCGCGTTCGCCGAAGGACGCTACCTCGACGTCCTCGCCGCGAACCCTCTCGCGGCGGCCGTCTCGCCGCGGCTCGTTCCCGGCGGCAACAGACTCCTGGACGTGTTCCTCGACGGCGCGGAGCAGGACCTCTTCGAGGACTGGGAACGCGCCGCGGCCGCGCTGCTCGCCACGTTCCGCAGGACCGTCGGGACCCGGATCGACGACCCCCGCGTGGTGGAGCTCGTCGGCCAGCTCTCCCTCGCCAGCCCGGAGTTCCGCCGCCTGTGGGCACGCCACGACGTCGCCGAGCGCACGGGCGCCACCGTCACCTTCGACCACCCCGCCGTCGGCGCCCTCCGCCTCGACCGCGAGAAGCTCGCGGTCAGCGGCACCGACGGCATCATGCTCGTCGTCTACCACGCCCAGCCGGGCACCGAGTCGGCGGAACGTCTCGCGCTCCTCGGGTCGATGAGCGCTCCCGCCTCGACCGACCAGCGGAGCGCGAAGGTCCCTCATAGCTCAACCTGA
- a CDS encoding NAD-dependent epimerase/dehydratase family protein has translation MSHVLVTGGSGFIAGHVIVQLLDQGHTVRSTLRSLRKEGAVRDVLRAAGVTRHEALTFVEADLMQDAGWAEAVAGTDFVLHVASPVHTGKAKDEEEVIAPARDGALRVLRAARDAGVRRVVLTSAFHAVGFGHGHIDHVFTEADWSPLFGRGVDAYGRSKILAERAAWDFVATSGGPMELTTILPVAVMGPVMGDDVSGANHIVQNSLNGRMPGYPNMFVPIVDVRDVATVHVAAMTAPGAAGERFLVGTGEPAVAMKEIGAVLRSDLGAAASKVPTRTIPDVVVKATALFNDEYKSVAADLGYVKRVSNEKTRSVLGISPRPAREAILAAGRSMVARGLAD, from the coding sequence ATGTCACACGTTCTTGTCACCGGCGGTTCCGGGTTCATCGCCGGGCACGTCATCGTCCAGCTCCTGGACCAGGGGCACACGGTGCGCAGCACCCTTCGTTCCCTGCGCAAGGAGGGCGCCGTGCGCGACGTGCTCCGCGCCGCCGGCGTCACGCGTCACGAGGCGCTGACCTTCGTCGAGGCCGACCTGATGCAGGACGCCGGATGGGCGGAAGCGGTCGCCGGGACGGACTTCGTCCTGCATGTCGCGTCGCCCGTGCACACGGGCAAGGCGAAGGACGAGGAGGAGGTCATCGCCCCCGCGCGCGACGGCGCGCTCCGTGTGCTGCGCGCTGCCCGGGACGCGGGCGTCCGCCGGGTGGTCCTCACCTCCGCCTTCCACGCCGTCGGGTTCGGCCACGGACACATCGACCACGTCTTCACCGAGGCGGACTGGTCGCCGCTCTTCGGCCGGGGAGTCGACGCTTACGGGCGTAGCAAGATCCTCGCCGAACGCGCGGCCTGGGACTTCGTCGCGACGTCCGGCGGCCCGATGGAGCTGACGACGATCCTGCCGGTCGCCGTCATGGGTCCGGTCATGGGCGATGACGTGTCCGGCGCCAACCACATCGTGCAGAACAGCCTGAACGGGCGGATGCCGGGCTACCCGAACATGTTCGTCCCGATCGTCGACGTGCGGGACGTCGCCACGGTCCATGTCGCCGCGATGACCGCGCCCGGTGCGGCCGGCGAGCGATTCCTGGTCGGCACGGGGGAGCCTGCGGTCGCGATGAAGGAGATCGGCGCGGTCCTGAGGAGTGACCTCGGTGCGGCGGCGTCGAAGGTGCCGACCCGGACGATCCCGGACGTCGTGGTGAAGGCGACCGCCCTGTTCAACGACGAGTACAAGTCCGTCGCCGCCGACCTCGGCTACGTCAAGCGGGTGTCGAACGAGAAGACCCGTTCCGTCCTCGGCATCAGCCCCCGGCCGGCTCGTGAGGCGATCCTCGCCGCGGGTCGCAGCATGGTCGCCCGCGGACTCGCCGACTGA